The genomic DNA TCAAACTAACAACAATGGTAAGTACCTCTCTTGTTCAGCCTAGCAAGAAGACATCCAGCCAGTGCGAGTGCACGTGCGccaggcggtgtgtgtgtgtgtgtgtgtgttagagggaGCGCGAGAGAGAAACGCgttgacagagagagagcgagaggcgTTGATGATTGGAGCCGCTAGTTAGTCGTGCATGCCGGTCCAAACTCCTCCTGTTTTCCTTTGGCCAGATCCATccgtttcccctcctctcttcagcTCATCTGTGGTGGCGGAAAACAAGAGCGGAGCCGGGAGAGGCGGGCgggaggcacacacacacacacacacacacacacatgctcacacagagagagagagagagagagaggggacaagagagggagggggagacaggagaATGCTTTCCTCCATCGCTCTCTCCACACTAAAGTCACTTGAATGTTTCCTCCCTCCACCGTCTCGTTCGTCTCATTTCCACGTCTCCCCAACACTGGTGGCGACGGACCGACGCACGCAAAATGGAAGCTCCCacgggcggcggggggggggggggagacgcgGCGGCGGGCGCTGGCCGGggatgggtgtgtgtcaggggtaGTGAAGCAGAAGTGGAGACGGTTCGAGAGGAGAGACGAGGACGAAAATAAAAGGGGAAAACTAAGAGAGGGGGGGAAGGAAAGTGCAGTCACATGGTGCTCAGTGATGTCACCCAGAGAAAAGTCATTCAGACGTGATGTCACGCGCACAGAAGAGGCAGAAAGCTGGAATGGGGTGATAATAGGTGTGCACAGCATGTTTGCTGTTTGGTTGGCATGGTAGCTGGCACCGACTGTAAATCTCAGTGTGGGTATTACAAATGCAGGTCTAAGACACCCGTATTCCACAGTATACTGGATTCTTTCAACAAATGATGCAAGAAACTACTGATTTTAGAACGTTGGGGATATGTTTTGATCCAttgatcatgttttttttttaaattcccatcATTTGCCGAAATAAACCTGTTACTTGTGTGACGCTTGTGCAGCAGAAATGAGCAGTACAAACACACAATTAGCTGTAATTGCTGACAATTATTACATTTAGGAACTAGTAATTTACTAAGGCTTTTGCCAAAACAAAGAGGTTAATTCACAGACCAACCCGgtaaaacagacaaacaaaagcCCTTACAGCGCTATTAATTTTTGCAGGCATAAGGACAAAAGACAAATacactgaaaataaatcacaatgtTTCTTCATATCTGGAGGCGATGAACAGTAATCTGGTGATTTCTGGGAAACAAGTGGCTGCAGGGACAAGTTATATAAATGCAAatttctttaatgtttatttaacTGATTGAGACACAGTTGGCTGCCATTTTGTTTTCCAAAAACACCATGAAGTTAATTGTCAGTTAGCGAGTTTGAGACCGTTTTTTGAAAATGaacaattaataataataataataacgattatatatatatatatatattaatattatgTGCCTTAGGGGACGTGCAGGCCATTCTTGTAGCTCGTTATAACATGAACAATGGCGGTACCGATCTAAATTAGCTTACTTTCTTTTGACTACGCAGTGAAATTAAACtcacctgttgccatggcgctgATCACTTCCGGGTCACCTGTGGCGCTTGTTCTGTCTCGCTGGTGTTATTTTACACCGTTTTAATTACTCTTATCTGACGATCGGTTCAGAAAACCGGCGGATTAAAGAAAGAGCCCCGCTGCGGCTGCAAATTTGACCCCAAGAAGTTTCATTTTTGAGAGAAGCGGCCCAGTTTTGCGGTTAATTTATTCAGcgtctccctttttttttttacgcaaCATTGAGTCTGACGAACGTCCTGATGTGCCCCTCGTCACAGAACCCATAATTATGATGGAACATTTTAAGTTCGACgcacttttttcctcccccgCACCGGTTGGTCTCTGCTGCGGGGGTTGCAGCTTCCTTAACGGTTTAATTAAGCACATTTCAAACTCATCTCACTtgacaccatccagccaagcaAATCTATCCAGTGGATTATTAGAGGGCAGGAATTGTGTTGCTTCTGTTCTCCCTACATAGAATATACTGATTGAACACACTGGCAACGCTATGAAATATGACTGGGAATTATCAGAGCAAGTTAATGTGAGCAGATGCTTTATCCCATGTACAAATCCACGATTGAACTCATCCATAATGAGCACTCAGCTCCGCTGGAGGCGCCGATCTGGCCTCCAGTGACCTCCCCTCGTTCGCAGGGTCACGTCCGAGAAGTTGGTCCTAAATCCCCCGCTGGTGCTCAGCAGACGGAGGAAAAACGGCCCGTTACTGGCGTCTTCGCATTCTTGTCAGGCCCCATGTTTCTCCACGCCCTTCGGGCGGATCCGCTTGAGTTTATTAGCATCAGCCGGATCGTTTGAGCCGATTCTGACAAGTTCCCCATGTTAACTAACCACCAACCCTCCTCGCGCCGACCCAGAAGTCAAAACTCAACTTTTGAGAATCATTTATGAACCATAATTTCAGTCGGGGCTGCATGATGCGTTTGATTACACTTCAGTTATTCTTCAACCAATgctgaattttttttatttaaaaaaaaaaaaagctgttctgAGAGATAAGAAAcctctctgttctctccacACTTTAAACCAGAGCGCTGCAGATCCCCTCCATTTTTtaggagtcccccccccccctccagatcAAATCGCTCCTTATTTGCATGACAAGACTAACGACACTTTTCGGTAGATCTTAATGAACTTTAGAGAAAATCAGCTCTGGGCGGGAGATAATTAGGCCGTTTCTGAGATTGGCTGCGCCTGGTTATTACCTCTGCTGAGAGACCATTTGACATTGAGGGGGGAATTATTGCAGAGCGAGCGTGAGCTGCAGAACCTAGATGCATTTTTGAGGTCGTAATTGGTAGATGTGCAGATATGAGGAGGAACcccagtttctctctctctccgaaacacacacacacacacacacgcacacacacgttctgGTGGAATTAAAACTCCCTGTAATTAAGAGTTTTATCATCAGGTTTATTAAAAGTAGCGTTGGAGTCGAAGCCGACTAATGATGTCCACCAGGACTAGAACTGCTGCCGGCGCTGTGCACGTGTACGAGCAGCTATAGGCTCGATTTAATCACCTGTACAGACCGTCGGGGCTCCTGACCTGCACGCAAACAAACCCAGTTAAAACCCTGAAGTTCCTGAAGATGATGTTTTGGACCCGTGCAACACATAAATAGGGATGAGACATGTGGTGGGATGTTGCTTTAAGGTCGTCCCTAAACGACCTCCAGGTTTTTCGGCAGCAGGAGTGGACGTGCGCgacccattttctttttcttccctagGATGGCAAGGTCGCGACCCCTGCGGGCTGCCCGCGATTGGCTCATCGGGCTGGTGGAGCTCAGGATCCAAATCGTGTTTGAAGTCCAAGTCGCTCGCGTGGAGCTCGGTGGTTAATCCTGCCCCGGCTCGCGACGGTCACGCATCCATCACGTGACAAATCAGGACGGGGGGACGTGCGGTTGGGAAAAAGTGGAAACTCAGCTTTGTGAGCATCCTCATTTTGGCTCTTTAGGAGATAATCCAGGAAATTTATGCAGCTGCATTAAATACAGAAGCACAAAGAGGCAGAGGATTAACCTGAATCTGTAACAGTGAGGCGGAGGACTCTGGATCTGAGGCTCAGATCCTGTTGGGAGCTTTTCCAATAAGAGCCTGTTAGTCACGGTGCATCTCTGATGCCGAGGCTGAGGGAAGATGCTCTGCTCCTGGAGACCCCCTCGGTAAACAAACGCGGGGTCGCTCCTTATTCACAAAGTGCCGCCGTTGTAGGTTAGGGGTCAGAAGCTGTAGGTGTCCTCAGGTAACTCCCCCAGAAGCTCGTCCAGGTCGTCATCTGCGCGAGGACACAAGCACGCGTCAAGGAGAGGAGGCTTAAATATCCCGTTTGCTCATCGTGAGGTTGTTAGAAATGAGAGTTCTGACCCAACTCCCAGCCGGAGTGCTGCGGCGCTGCCCTCTCGGGCTCCAGAGCGCCTCTGCTGGAGCCCCCACCAGCGAGGTCCGCGTCGGCCTCCTCGCCGTCCTCGTCAAAGAGTAGCTGCATCCGGGACACGGGCTCCCGGAGGGTGGCGGGCGAGACGGGCTCCTGGAGACGAAACACAGGCGGGTTCGGATTTCATGTTCTGCTGGCGTTTCTGTTTCTGGAGGTCGTGACCCTCACCAGGACCAGCGGAGGGAGCTGCGTGGACGTCAGAGCCACTCCCTCCGGGGAGTAGATCCTCAGCAGGTTGTTGGGGGTCACGTTCAGGTAATGGTTTCGATGGGAAGGGGAGAACACGCCCACCTGCCCACACGGGGAGCAAACGTGTGGGCGAAAGGGCAAAACGACGGATGTGAATCCAGATTTAGACAGAGCCGGGGCAGATTTACCTgtttgagcagcagcacagcgcccaccttcagctcctccactctctcctccaggaGGCGCCGATGCACGGTCCCCTGGATCTCCCCTGACACATTTTAGGATAATCATCCACATTTAAACACCGAAATCTTTAACAAAACGTGTCTTTATCTCCTCCAGTTACATAACAAACGAGTGAAAAGTGGCCCTCAGATCTATTTAGGACTCCGTTATAATTATGCATCAGTCTGTCAGTTTGATAAATGAAGAATTTTGAGCGCTAAGTTTTCTACAACACTTCGATTAACGACGCTGGATTCCTCCAGGGGGAAGCGTTTCTTTTTCGCGGCCAACTTCTCGCCTGGCGATTCATTTTCCTCCCGACAGAATAATCAGCGTTTGCGACCGGTCTCGGTGTAAAACAGGAGAACGGAGCGACGCCGGCGTTTGCAGGACATGCGCCACATCTGCGTGTAACCAGGCTTCTTCCCGTGACCTTCCCGTGACCTCTCAGCCTGCGCGGCACTCAGTCAGGCGGATGTCGAACACCCCTCTGCCGCCGTTGTGCTCTAAACACtcgtctttgtgtgtgtttttttagagTCTTTTTTGACTTTAGagtgggggtgtgggtgggcCGACTACCTGTTGGGTCTTTGAACACGGCCCTGgcgtcagcgtgtgtgtggacGATGCTCTTCAGCAGCACGGCCATGTTGGGCACTTTGTTTTTCGCCAGCCGTTTCAGCGCAGCCTGCGAGGACCAGCGGGAAAAATACCATTATTTTACAAAAATCACCTAATTCTGTACTTCAGACTTTCCAATcgtttttctcttgttttgcttCACCTTTCAGGGGCTTTAGTTTCACTCAAAGTCACAAAACATGTCTGCAGCATGTATCGTGGCGCCCCCAGTGGTCTCCTTGGGAATTACACCTCTGTTTATTTGAATCGTGTCGTGTATTTTCTTGCTTTTCACACAGTCAGACATATTTTTGGGCCTAACAGCAGCAGTGCTACCATGCCtcaaatgagtgtgtgtgtgtgggtacaAAGTGTACAAGCTGCCATGTAGAAAAATGCCTGTTTTGAGCAGCATCGTCCCCACAGGGAGAACAGAACACACAGCTCTGTGCTCATTACAGTGATTGATGAGTGACTGTTAATAATTATGAATCACCTCCGGTGCAGCACCGCCGTTTCGTCTTATAATACTAAAAGACATCCAGCGGTGACGTGGTCTGTATTACAATGGGAAGATAATTGTAAAAAATGGTGCCTCAGCTGGAAACGATCCTGGCACCATTCCCTTGAAAGCACGTCGGGTGTGGAGATTGCGGCGGATCACCTTTCGAAGCACCATGACGACGCTGTAGGAGTGCAGGAAACAGGAGGGGTTTCGCTCATCCAGCCCGATCTCTGCCTTCATCGCCGCCCAGGCGCCGCCGCCGAAGTCGTCGTCCTCAGCCTGAGAGCTGGAAACCTGCAGATCCACATTCTCATCGGGGCGGCCAACACGCCGGTCATAAATCAGCGCTCCCGAGCTCGGGCCGATCGGTTTTGTGGCCGGTATGAAGTGAAATATGCACACAGGTGATTCAGGAAGCTTTTAATGCCGTTACCTGACTTTGGAGTCGAGCCACGGCGCCGTGAGCCGGAGTCAGAGGAACAGAGACCACTACTTCGtccaggttctgaccctgcGGCTGAGAGACAAGAGTCAAGTTATTACACCGCGCCCTCGGGAAAACAAACGGTGGAAGATCATCGACAATCAGGCTTATCCGGACCGACGAGGGCCGAACCTGCTCAGGCAGGAGTCCCGCAGGGCCGGGGAAGCGTCGGGTCCTGGGCTGGTGACACCCCGAGCGAGACCTCTTACTGGGAGGTTTACTGGAGGCCGACACCAGCTGGACCAGGCGGTTGGTAAAAACTGGTGTGTGAAGAGGGTGAGGGCTCAGGATGGTGGAGGACGTGGAGGGTGCAGGGGCGCGAGGCTGAGGAGAGGGTCTCGGGGTCGTACGTGGTCCCTGCGGCCTGGAAACGGGGCTGGGGGAGGCACACGGGTTGGGACTGCGCAGAGGAACCGAGCGGACAACGGGACGAGGGTACGGAGACTGAAGAGGAGCGGACGGAGTCTGAGGGCGGAGTTTATTTCCAGATGAGGTCGAGGCCGGGGGCGCGGGGCTCGGCTCTCTCGCGTGGGGTGGGGGTCGCAGCGTTTTGGCCACAGGCGCAGGCGGAGCGGGAGACTGAAGTGGACGGCAAATCTGACCCTCGTCCAGGTCTGCGAGGTCAACGTCCCAGTCGTCAAAGTCCTCCTGAGCCCCCGGGGGCTTCAGCACCTCGGCCCCACGGCTCTGTAGCGACGCCACGGTAGGCGGCGAGTTAGTCTGAGGAGCCGGGCGAGTGGAAGGCAGCCGTCTCAAAGCCGGAGCGCTGCTGTGCAGGCTGCTCCCGCTGCACGGGGACGCTGAGCTCCATCCAGCCTGCTGAGGACAGCTGTCCTCAGGGTCTCTGCGGGACACGGAGGACCCACGCAGGGCGCCAGGTGACACCGTGGTGGTCCCGGTGGCAGCGGCCGGTGCAGGCTGCACACCCC from Takifugu rubripes chromosome 5, fTakRub1.2, whole genome shotgun sequence includes the following:
- the hrob gene encoding uncharacterized protein C17orf53 homolog, whose amino-acid sequence is MTHKISGLFSIGEDLDDEDLLEPDWGVQPAPAAATGTTTVSPGALRGSSVSRRDPEDSCPQQAGWSSASPCSGSSLHSSAPALRRLPSTRPAPQTNSPPTVASLQSRGAEVLKPPGAQEDFDDWDVDLADLDEGQICRPLQSPAPPAPVAKTLRPPPHAREPSPAPPASTSSGNKLRPQTPSAPLQSPYPRPVVRSVPLRSPNPCASPSPVSRPQGPRTTPRPSPQPRAPAPSTSSTILSPHPLHTPVFTNRLVQLVSASSKPPSKRSRSGCHQPRTRRFPGPAGLLPEQPQGQNLDEVVVSVPLTPAHGAVARLQSQVSSSQAEDDDFGGGAWAAMKAEIGLDERNPSCFLHSYSVVMVLRKAALKRLAKNKVPNMAVLLKSIVHTHADARAVFKDPTGEIQGTVHRRLLEERVEELKVGAVLLLKQVGVFSPSHRNHYLNVTPNNLLRIYSPEGVALTSTQLPPLVLEPVSPATLREPVSRMQLLFDEDGEEADADLAGGGSSRGALEPERAAPQHSGWELDDDLDELLGELPEDTYSF